Proteins co-encoded in one Streptomyces sp. NBC_01283 genomic window:
- a CDS encoding amino-acid N-acetyltransferase yields the protein MPAEPPELSAKAVSVRRARTADVPVVRNLLDSYARQGILLDKATVALYESLQEFWVAERDDNAEVVGCGALHVMWEDLAEVRTLAVNPDVKGAGVGHQVLGKLLQTARWLGVRRVFCLTFEVDFFAKHGFVEIGETPVDGDVYSELLRSKDEGVAEFLGLERVKPNTLGNSRMLLHL from the coding sequence ATGCCAGCAGAACCCCCTGAACTCAGCGCTAAAGCAGTCTCCGTACGCCGGGCGCGCACAGCTGATGTGCCGGTCGTGCGCAACCTCCTGGACTCCTACGCCCGTCAGGGGATCCTGCTCGACAAAGCGACGGTCGCGCTTTACGAGTCGCTCCAGGAGTTCTGGGTGGCGGAACGGGACGACAACGCCGAGGTCGTCGGCTGCGGCGCCCTGCACGTGATGTGGGAAGACCTCGCGGAAGTCCGCACTCTCGCGGTGAACCCCGACGTCAAGGGGGCCGGAGTGGGTCATCAGGTGTTGGGGAAGTTGCTGCAGACCGCTCGCTGGCTCGGTGTCCGCCGGGTTTTCTGTCTCACCTTCGAAGTCGACTTCTTCGCGAAGCACGGCTTCGTGGAGATCGGTGAGACACCTGTCGACGGAGATGTCTACAGCGAGCTGCTGCGTTCCAAAGATGAGGGCGTCGCGGAGTTCCTCGGCCTCGAACGAGTGAAACCGAACACCTTGGGCAACAGCCGGATGCTTCTGCATCTGTGA
- a CDS encoding Lsr2 family protein, giving the protein MAQKVQVLLVDDLDGGEADETVTFALDGKSYEIDLTTSNADKLRGLLEPYLKGGRRTGGRGSAGRAKARASAASGGQDTAAIRAWAKDNGFEVNDRGRVPASIREAYEKANG; this is encoded by the coding sequence GTGGCACAGAAGGTTCAGGTCCTTCTTGTCGACGACCTCGACGGTGGCGAGGCAGACGAGACCGTGACGTTTGCGCTGGACGGCAAGTCGTACGAGATCGACCTCACCACGTCGAACGCGGACAAGCTCCGCGGTCTCCTTGAGCCTTACCTCAAGGGTGGTCGTCGTACCGGTGGCCGCGGTTCGGCCGGGCGCGCCAAGGCCCGTGCCTCTGCCGCGAGCGGCGGTCAGGACACCGCGGCGATCCGCGCCTGGGCGAAGGACAACGGTTTCGAGGTCAACGACCGCGGCCGTGTCCCCGCTTCCATTCGCGAGGCCTACGAGAAGGCCAACGGCTGA
- a CDS encoding BlaI/MecI/CopY family transcriptional regulator, producing MPRPLGELEDSVMTRVWKWNRPVTVREVLEDLQQERSIAYTTVMTVLDNLHQKGWVRREAEGRAYRYEAVSTRAAYAAALMNEAWSQSDNPAAALVAFFGMMSEEQREALSDAMRIVGPVSQAPISQASDSEAPISEAPISRDPATQAAENPGEAEPEAER from the coding sequence GTGCCTCGCCCCTTGGGAGAACTCGAAGACTCAGTCATGACACGGGTGTGGAAGTGGAACCGCCCCGTGACCGTTCGAGAAGTCCTGGAAGACCTTCAGCAGGAACGGTCCATCGCGTACACCACTGTCATGACCGTTTTGGACAATCTTCATCAGAAGGGCTGGGTGCGCCGTGAAGCGGAAGGCCGTGCCTATCGATATGAGGCGGTCTCCACTCGGGCCGCCTACGCCGCCGCACTGATGAACGAAGCATGGTCGCAGAGCGACAACCCGGCCGCCGCTCTCGTCGCGTTCTTCGGGATGATGTCGGAGGAACAGCGCGAAGCACTCAGTGACGCGATGCGGATCGTGGGCCCCGTCTCTCAGGCCCCGATCTCTCAGGCCTCCGACTCCGAAGCCCCGATCTCCGAAGCCCCGATCTCTCGAGATCCCGCCACTCAAGCCGCGGAGAACCCCGGCGAGGCGGAGCCCGAAGCAGAGCGATAG
- a CDS encoding SCO3374 family protein, whose amino-acid sequence MALTVPQPRVPVEQSDPVRQWYENELGWATEDRRPGLPLRLLTGLRFDVLQLPAEAGFAALRHLGPKAPVALRGESMRLFVAAGSADELPGLLEWLEWGDIPLDLTAIGAGGRIDAPTPPGWSGSQGAAVWLRPPEPGCEVEPTLPALPSLSCVGGGTVPHSDPAVGSGLVRLVDTAATQCHRVRLRRTRRQPLAFS is encoded by the coding sequence ATGGCTCTCACCGTTCCCCAGCCCCGTGTACCGGTCGAGCAGAGCGACCCGGTGCGGCAGTGGTACGAGAACGAGCTCGGCTGGGCGACGGAGGACCGCCGCCCCGGGCTGCCGCTGCGGCTCCTGACGGGGCTCCGCTTCGACGTACTGCAGCTGCCCGCCGAGGCCGGCTTCGCCGCGCTGAGGCATCTCGGGCCCAAGGCTCCGGTCGCTCTGCGAGGAGAATCGATGCGGCTCTTCGTGGCCGCTGGGAGCGCCGACGAACTGCCCGGGCTCCTGGAGTGGCTGGAGTGGGGTGACATCCCACTGGACCTCACGGCCATCGGTGCGGGCGGACGGATCGACGCGCCCACGCCTCCGGGGTGGTCCGGCTCGCAGGGGGCCGCCGTGTGGCTGCGGCCCCCAGAGCCCGGGTGCGAGGTGGAGCCGACGCTGCCGGCACTGCCGTCCCTGTCCTGCGTGGGGGGTGGCACCGTGCCCCACAGCGACCCCGCCGTGGGCTCCGGTCTCGTACGGCTTGTGGACACGGCGGCAACGCAGTGCCACCGGGTCCGGTTGCGACGGACCCGTCGTCAGCCGTTGGCCTTCTCGTAG